TTGGAGAGGTTTTGAATTTAGAGTTTTATTGGCTTTGCATGTGAATATGTTTTGTTGGTAAACTGGAGTAATCTTTGGCTAACTAGTTAAATAAGAGTGTCGCATGACCTTCACAAAATGTGAAATACTTGACCCTAACAATATTCAAGAAATTATAGCCCTAACCATTGACTAATCATGTGAGAATTAGTAATTTTCCCCAAGCCAATTTTTGCATTTTTAAGTTAAATAATAGTCCCCTACATATCATTGTTTGGAAGATAATAGAAGCAAGGCCCTTGTAATTGGTCATATTATCTTAGATTTTGGTCACCATTTTCCTACCCTCATGACAAACACagacacacactcacacacaatCAAGTACCAGTACATTGGACAGCAAATGATAGTAATTATAAAGTACAAGTAGGCAGCTTAGCTATCCAATCTTCCAAAGGTAATAACCTAGCCCTCTTCATGAATCTCTCTTGGAGACTTTGGAAGAAACCAAATGGCCAATGGGTTATGGTAATTTCacctaaataaaaaataaatgaaattaatgaacaaaaattaaatttcacatatcactattatttgtttttgttttcttaatttttattcatttagaACAAAtctttattctttgaaaaataatttttcttcttattttcctttcctcttctttccccaacaaaactcttgatccaaacaaaccctagttgtggaaaacatttttttattttttttattttacttttttagagaattaaaaaaattcatcacatttttcaatttttcaaaatttgtataaagaaagttgaaaaatggtaaaaaaatacataaatttgtcactattatttTTGTGGCAAGTAGtgttcttttcattttcaatttttcaaataattacaaaaaatttcaccttatttttcaatatttatatttgtATAGGAATGTGGGAAAGCATTTTTTATTACTCTCTAACTTTTTTTATTTctcatataatttttgaaaaaatttaaaagataaggTGTGATAATGTTATTgcttgaaaatttagaaatgaaacataaaattatttttcacaaccaaACAAATCCTAgaccaaaatttgaaaattttaaaataaatttatattgttgtaattatttataaaatttaaaattaaaaaatgcaaAATTGGTTTCCACAACTAAAATGTACTCTTAACTTTTGCCACTCCAATGCCAATCAATCTATCTATATACTATTTAAAAACAAGTTGCACCTTGTAGATACCATTAGAGGGTAATTAAACATGTgagttatatatatacaagtgAAGAGAACCCAAATTCATTTACGCCCGTTTGAAACtttaaagaaaaggaaaataagaagattttcacttttcatgtttggttatcaagaaaagtgagaaagaaaataaaaaaatataccaaatcaatgaacaaaattttaattttacacatccttAACATTTAGTTTGTGGAAAATAAGTTTccctcttattttccttttttttcctttttccaaacaaaatcatTGATCCAAACTGACCATTAGAGTttatttggaacttggaaaatgttAGGAAAacgaaaggaaaataagaaagaatctGCTTTTTGTGTTTGGTTATAAAGGAAAgtgataaagaaaataaaatacataacAAATCAACGAACAAAATTTTAGTTTCACACATAATTAGTATTGTTTTTTGTTAACTTTTATTcatattagaaaaaaataataatttttaatagtatttgatagagagaaagaaaatatgataaagaatgaatttcttcttatttttcttttctttctttttcccaaacaaaattcATGATCTAAACATATTCTTTAGACTCGCATGCatgataaatttttatttttttttattattttctttgacAAGTCTTTTAGAATCAAATTATTCCAAGTCCAATTTCATTTTCATTGGAGAATTCTTTTCTTGGAGATGCTTCGGATGGAAATTTCTCTAGGAGTGTGATGTTCCAATCGACAtgggtatatatatttatatgctctcTTTTTACCTTTTTCCCTTTCATTTTTACTTCACTACCTCTATTTGATGGTTTTAGTGTCACTTGCggtgtttgggttcttttatatTTTCCCCACTGACTGCACCGTAATTTTGTTAGTTTTTCGGAATCACCGGGAAAAATAATTCATGTTATTTTTCATGAGCTCGTGATTACTACAAGTTTACATAACAAAAGTAGAGAGAATGATATATAGGTCAAGAggtctttctccttctctcttttttGTTACATGGATCCATGATATTGCAGGTTGCTGAATAtcgatattttaaaaaaaattatagtacGTATCACTTAAAACATTATTAATAAaattgataatattagtaataaaaataaaataatgatctTATATTATTCTATTtagtgaaaaaaaattaaaaattgtaaataaatatGTCAATTAACATAAAAAGTAACTAAGTTGTTAACGACAAaatattagtaatttttatttaaaatattaattaggAAGCTTTAATTAAAAGGatgttaatttatttaatattatcatgTTGATAAATTAATTGTTAGGaatcggaggagcccatgggtgggcttgatacacatgggtgggcttgatacatatgggtgaacaccaacttgacccaaaagtttaaacttaTTGGGTCTTaagtccaaccatgtatataaacactcatcatccactctaatttttcaatgtgggacaatctcacaagtggaattctcaacaatctttctctcacttgtgagttccaaccgctcccccttgaacggaaatcgtCTCCTTTCTGAgagtaagctcaattctccaacagttgctcaagtgggccttaccactggtgcCTTACATGTATCAGATTGCATTCTACATgtctccgaaccaatcctacctttcatgtcttgaccctattcggatccatccgcagcctagatatccttattggcctcagccacacacttggtcctctaactattagcacgttaggagaattagtttcacgtctcgactttttacgatgtcgcttACCCAGACTTACGAATTGTTGGCTCCGATATCACTTGTTAGGTATCAGAGGATCCCATGGGTGAACttaatacacatgggtgaacaccaacttgactcaaaagcttaagcctattaaGTTTtgagtccaaccatgtatataagcacccatcatccactctaatttttcaatgtgggataaGCTTATAAGTGAAATGCTCAACAATAATAACCATATATTACTTTGTCATACATTCTAATTATTAatgttatattaaaatttaaaggTATTaattatatgataataatattgattCCACACATGCATGTAATAAAAATGACTATCCAAACACGACTTATTTTATGAATGCTCACGAACAATATTTATCTTTATAACAACAACAGTTCTTAATTATAATTTTCAATACTTTTTCAGTTTGATATGTAATGTCATCAACATTTATTAAAGTCCGTTTTTTTTCGAAAACGTGCTTTCATAAGTAATCAAAGTAATTTCCTATTAGAGTTTGACCTTGCATAGGAATTTTTTGCATACTTTTTGAACCATCGTATCATTAGTATGAGTGATAAACTTATATTATCTTTATTGTAATTTgtgaacatttaaaaaaaatcatcacaTCAGCGACAGGAATAACAATCTCAAATTATATATGTTTTGTTACGTAAACATAAAtaaactattttatttttattttaaaattttttgaataattataaaaatatcacccgtttaatttttttcaaatttatattgaaaattttaaaaaattactattttttatttttataaaatcttaaaaaaattaaaaaaatgatatgatgcctttataattatttgaaaatctatAAACAAAAAATGAAAGCTGCTTTTGCATAAGTATACATTAAACATGCCCTTAAATTTGAGGAAGTATCATCACATCATGATGGTAGTTTGAACTGTCCTCGCCCTAACAAATGAATGAGTAAAGCCTATTTTCCATAAATGGATAGTCTTTTAAATAATATCCGATTCATAATGCATTTATGTTGTGACTAAGTTAGGTTAGCTTAAGCATCCTTAATTTGCATTATACAATAAAGGCGTACAATAAAGAGAGGCCAAAAAAGAAAGGTCGTACTCTCTCTACATGACATAAAACTAATCAACAGATATTGTGGGTTAAGAGTGATTAAATAGTAAAATTAATGAGTAAATTCTCATTACTTTttttaattactatatttttatttttaaataattaaaatatttttgatataATAATCCAAACATTAAAATTAGTTCATATAAATTTTAGTCACCAAAATAAGTGCACTAGAAGTTTGAAAATAGCTTGAAAGGGACAAGGGGTTGAGGGCATTCATTAAGTTTGAAAAtagtttattatttaattttatcatGTGTTAagtatttatttactttttcacATGCTTTTATGACTTTGAACCTAAAAATGCTAATACTTGTTTTGAGAGTATGAAGTTTAAAccttaaatttggataaaatttaatataattttgcatTTTATTTTGCACAAATCCAAACATAGGATAAGTATTTGTTTGAAATATAcgatataaaattgtattaaatctataataatattataaaggGAATTCTCCAATTCGGtgtcatctttcaaaaatgtcaaatttatctcTGCAATTATCGGTaattattccaaaatattcctTTAACTACCCACAACTACCCCAAATATCtttataattatgtcaaatttatgCTTATAAGTGTtcataattatctcaaaataccCCAATAACTACCTACAACTATTTCAAAGTAcccttatatagtttttattttttattattttattttataatttttaaaataaaaaagttgtGGAGCACACACATCCTGCGTGCCCATAACTTGTGTTATTtaaattcatgcaaattcaaactCAATTTTGTGCACTACCTAATTCTTTTATGTTTCTTATTCCATCAATCAAAATGACAAAAGATGGTTataatttaaacttttaaatggtaaattttaaatttaaattgtagAAGAGATATGAAATGGCAATTCTTGATTTGTTGTGaagaaattgaaataaaatagCTATTAAATGACGACTTTGATTTAGTATAAACATCGAAATATGAGAATAAGTTCGGGAGCGAATCACAAAATCTTGACGATCTTCTCTATCTAATAAATGGGAAGTCTGCGTTTGGATGACATCCTTTTTCGATTGGGTATGACTCTGACTACTTTTAGAGATCGATATCTCATTTTTACAAAGTAAGGTTATGAAAATCTAATAGAAGCGCCCGGTTATATTATGTGTCCAAAAACATTTTACCATGTTTAGTTTAGTCACCAAGTGTGActtttgataataataataataataataataataattatcaagtTGACAAGAAAAGATGAAACAAACGAGATGGAAAAagcaagaagaaagaaaaaggaaaaaagagaagGGGAAAGAAGGCCCAATTCCCCTGTTAAGAAAACGACCGCCAAAACCCCTTCTTCTTCGCTGGttgggagagagaaagagagagagagagagaagtaggACAAAAGTTgtgcttgagagagagagagagagagagtgaatgaGTGAGTGAGACAGTAAAGATCTATTCTGAGGCATGcctgaggaagaagaagaggctTTGGATCGAAGGAATTGGAGGGTCGACCCCACCAAGCCATACCAAGGTCCAAGATTCTTACTACATATCGGATCATCCTTCGTTGATTCTCGATCTCTCTAGCGCCATGAGAACTACGCGTTTCTTTGCGCGCTCTCTCTTAATGCTCTTCGTCCTCTGCACTGCTAACGGTACTAATTGCTTTTCTTCCTATTATTGTTTTATACTTTTGTTTTGTTAGTCTGTTGAAGTTGTTTGCGCTGGGATGATCAAATGGGAGTTTGGAGTTTCAACCGCTCTTAAATGGGTTGATCTCAGAATTTATCACTTGGATGGTTTTGGATCATTCTTTCTGTTTATTTTTGGTCAGAAATTTGGCTTAATTTGTTTTCTGGAGACTGGGttggtgtttttattttcttggattttcttcttTACGGGTTATGTGGGAAGTGGGTTTGTTGAATCGAATATGTTGCCGTCATAATTGAATTGCCATGATGCATTTAGAGCATCTGTACTGGAGATTTTTAGTAGATGTTGTTAACTCTTAATATTAGCTACTTTTCGATTATCACTTTACTAATTTAGAATTTCAACTGGTGTCTTATTGCGCTGGTTTCATTTCATGATATCTTTTCTTGTTCACAATTAGCGTTGTTCCAAATGATTATTTGGCGCGATCAGTTTGAAGTTTCTCTTTAATTGATATTGCTATGCCTTTGTCAGTGTCTTATCAGTTTGCGATTGATGAATGGGATCTATGTTCATTTGGGAGGATCAGTATGGAATTTCTCTGCTAATCCTTTTTTTCCCCTTCCAAATATCATAGAGTAGCAAagtttgttgttcttgttgttttctttgtttttcttctcTGTTATTtcctcctctctctttctttttatatttttatttttattttttttgagtttcTTGCTGCAAACTGGAgggaggtggggggggggggtgtattCTTTTGAACCAAATGGTTAAGTGACTAATGGgttccttttcatttttttttttttttaaattttaatcagCATTTCTGCGAGTAAAAGCATTTACGGGAACTTATGGAATAAATTATGGAAGAATTGCAGACAATATTCCTTCTCCTGACAGAGTTGTAACACTTCTTAGAGCAGCAAAGATAAAGAATGTTCGGATTTATGATGCTGATCGTAGCGTACTCGAGGCCTTTAGTGGGACTGGACTTGAAATAGTGGTTGGACTACCAAATGGAAACCTTAAAAACATGAGTACTAATGAGGACAATGCCCTGGATTGGGTTAAAGAAAATGTGCAATCATTCCTTCCTGATACACATATTGTTGGAATTGCTGTGGGAAATGAAGTTTTGGGAGGGAGCGATCAAGGACTCTGGGAAGTTCTACTGGGAGCTGTAAAAAATGTTTACAATTCCCTAGAAAAGCTTGGTCTGGCTAAAGGAATTCAGGTTTCTACTGCACATTCACAGGCTGTTTTTGCTAATTCTTACCCTCCCTCTTCATGTGTTTTTAGAGATAATGTTGTTCAATACATGAAGCCACTCATACAGTTCTTCTCACAGATTGGATCTCCTTTCTGTTTAAATGCGTATCCATTTCTTTCCTACATGAGTAATCCAGATGACATTGACATACATTATGCCCTTTTTGAGTCAAATAAAGGAATCTATGATCCCAAAACAGACTTGCATTATGATAACATGCTTGATGCTCAGATTGATTCTGCCTATGCTGCTTTGGAAGATGCTGGAATTAAAAAGATGGAGGTCATAGTCACAGAGACAGGGTGGGCTTCTCGTGGGGACGCAAATGAAGCTGCAGCAACTGTAAATAATGCAAGGACTTTCAATTATAACTTGCGCAAAAGGCTTGCAAAAAAGAAAGGAACCCCACTGAGGCCAAAAATGGTGGTGAAAGCATATATTTTTGCAGTGTTCAATGAGGATTCGAAGCCTGGGCCAACTTCTGAGAGGAACTTTGGACTGTTTAAAGCTGATGGGAGCATTTCATATGATATTGGGTTTTCTGGGTTGAAATCATCATCTGCCGCTGCATCTATTTTGTCTATCAAGGTACAGGTCTTCCTtgcatttctttaattttttgaaagtttTTCATTTGACTCCAGACATTTTAATGGGTTGGTTGTGGAATGGCCTTTtctcataaaataataaaattttggaagataacttaaatgaaaatctatatatttttgttcatttacaaataaataaatacagaGAAATATAAAATACTGGACTTGTCCTTTTCAAAAAAATCAAAGAGACGAATGCATTTATGGATTTATACTAATCACACTGAAACATGCAAAAGCAGGACCACAAATTTTTATTGCAGTCACGCACTAAGAatcttcaaaaaaatttaaaaactcttCTGAACTTCTTCAACGGAGTGATCCAAAATGCATATGACCATGATAAAAGATCTTTAGCTGAGAGCTTAGAACCTTTTAAATTATCCTACTGCCAAGTAAAGCAAATTGGAGCAACATTAATATGGAAATTTGGAATTTTTTAATCCACCACTTGCAAAATAGATCTGCAACCAAGCCCTTGCCACTTTCTGAGAAAACAAGGTATGTCATAGATTGAGCAATGTGATAGTTGATACAATAATTTTCTGCtgctgcaattttttttttcacataaaatataGTATGTCTTTGTGTGATCATCCTATTTTAATTTATCATATGGTTATTTGTCAAAGATCTTGTGCTTAATGCAGAACTGCACAAGAAGTAGGTGGTCAAGAGTGATAAGCATTTCCAAAGCTCATGATTCTTCCTTTTGCCTCTAAATTATAATTGTCTTTATGATGCACTTCGCACGTCATTGTATCATCTGCCAACTgaaaatctattttgagataaTAGTTTCCTATTGGAGAGTGTTCTCAATTCAATTAGCTATACTGTACTTCTGTAGAAAGCAAAATTGGAAGGATGGAGAGTTGTTTTGTCCAATAACTGTGATACACCCTGGGCAAGAGGAAAAAAACAATCGAGTAAcctaggaaacaaatttttagGGACTCACATGAGAAACATTGGCACTTCCTCTGGTATCCCACCTATTCAGATGAACTCCATATTTACTTCTAATAAGCTTGTGCCATAGGGAATTATCCTCTTAGTGGAACCTCCATAAGCATTTTCCAATGCAGAGATGTTTTTAGATAGCATATTACCAAAATTCAAGCCACCCTCAGACTTAGGTCTCCTAGATGATCCTTTTATGATCCAAGTGGATTATTCTCCACTGTCCAACATCTTAAGAACTCGTGTTAGACCCTGATAAATTAAATGATGCtagatttaaaaacaaaaaaaaaaacgaagGCACTGGAAGGAAATATCTTTGTATTTCGTTCAACATGGTCAATGAGCAGTAGTAGATTTGCAGAGACTTAAGAGAACTCAACACTGTATCCCCAAAAGAGTCGATTTCCTTTCTTTCACGAGTACATTATTTACCTGTTCTGTTCTTTCTTATCACCTGCTAAAATGGATTTCGAACTGCCTTTCAATCCATTCAATGCTCATTATGTCATTTTTATTCAATTTACCTTTAACCCAAATGTAGCCTTAGTTTGCCCCTCTGAAGATGGTCACATCATTAAGAATTGAGATACAATTGATGAATAGCCTTCTCATTTATTTCACTTCTCAAATTGATAGAAATAGTACTCCTTTGTGCCCATTTCCTCCTCTATAAAGTCTCAAACTCTTCTCCTTTCCTCCTCTTTCTTCTTTGAGTGCCACCTTCAACATGGTCAATGCCTTCATCAAGGTACTACAAGGAAATACTGAAAGTAGATTAGCTTGCCTAAGAACTCTAGACCTGTGCAGAATCAATTGGAATTCCATTCACTATCATTGGAAAGCTACAGATGAAGCACATGTTTTATCAACATGCCTCAAATGTTTTTTTCAGCAACCAATTTGCAAATATAAGTTAGGACATGCTTTTCTATTTTAGACAGTTTTATGAATCTAGAGTGATTTCCTTTATTAAAACCTTTAGTttttgatgaattagttttaCTACTATAACCTCCATCAATTTCCAGTGCTTGTTTTTACAAATCTGGTGGTTCAATTTTGTGGTACGATGAGTTCAAGAGCATGACTTGTGTATAAGAATTTGTTGGACAGGGTGGGTTGCAATTGGCTTGTGTGGTGGTGGCCTAGGGTGTGGGTCAAGTCACAGTCAGAATGTAGTGCTCAGGCTTCTGCATTTTAATGAATTTGAGTAGCACTGACTATCAGCTATGCTTTTGGTGCTGCAGCAGGCGCTCAATTGTACAAGTGGTATATGAGCAAAGGTCCAGGGCTTAACTCCCAAGATGAGCAGGatgagagggagattgttggcttaggTGTGGCAGCAATCATCCCACATGGTGGAGGCCTGGGATGTGGGTGGGTCAAGTCATTGTTGGTAGGTGTTGGTTGAGTTGCTGTAGTTCAATGGATTTGAGCAGGCGTTTAGTCCTACAGAATTTTACCTCAAAGCTGATCCATGTAGGATTGCTTTGGGCATGTTACTCAACAACCCAATGGAATGCATGTATTTTATCTTAAGCATCTATTTTGTTATAAGAAAGTAAGTCTTTTGGTTCCTTCCTTTGGTCCCTATTTTTTCACCTTATAATACTGTTGAATGCCCCTCTGTTTTTTAACAGATAGAAGCGGGGATAGTACCGCAAGATTTTGGTAGTAGTTACCTAAAACTTACTCTCTCTTATTTGTATCCACTTAGGAttagacctggcaaagcggatcgggtcggATAATCCGTGGCGGGTTAGGCGGATTATCAGGTGaagaaatcataatccatattcaacTCGTTtatgtgacgccccgaaacccgccaagtAGGGCCCGAGTGCCACATGTTCCAATCACttgcatctgataccataattaacatgcatgcagcggaacataaataaataacctcaaataaatactagagttctattctATATAACAaaccaaaaacgaacactacaaaatccagatatccatatccacaaccagcatttaaaatataacccagtacaaatatatatctgtatatatataccagtatctcacaataccaaaaaaaaaaccaccaatTACAATCTcaacctaggccttcaaacccagtctccagaagaacctgaaaataATCCACTAGGGacctagggtgagacacttctcagtaagggtggaataaattataacagtgtgtgacaaatgagttttaatatttatatatcaaaataaactgtttctcatataacatcaataacaactgagaaaacgtatcattaataacattcccgacatctaatgtcatgcacacatccaatatgcacaagtacaaaatttttatgcaggcgaaagtccttgaggatagggaagattacctgcccatacaaatagcttTCCTCTGTtctagtactaaaaactacctaccagagcacttactttactcagtaagccctcaggtgaagtattacctcgccgccagtacacacatttttattattttaaaggcaacggttttcgaggatcgggatgtctacctgcccatacaagtagcatcattttgcactgataccaagaaattaCCTAACAGAACACTCATTTTTTCAGCAAGCCCCTGGTAGTATGTTTACCTTGCCGCATGCACCCACATACATTCACAAtgtgctataccattatttttatgctataattaaattcacatgcgcacaacacatccacacaagaaacatgcaacttatacttcgtctttcaatgtcctcagtacgtggcccacacagagcaactgcgtacatatcagtacgtggcccacacagatacctacgtacttcttatctacacgtggctcacataggcaccactacccacacagggtacataacatggcccacacagacgccattatccacacaggatataacgtggcccacacaagcaccactacccacagagggtacataacatggcccacacattCGCCATTAtctacacaggatataacgtgacccacacagacaccactacccacacagggtacataacatggcccacacaggcgtcattacccacacaggatataacgtagcccacacaggcaccactacccacacaaggtacataacatggTCTACACAGGCGttattatccacacaggatataacgtggcccacacaggcaccattattcactagtatccaatccccatgacctacccgtcatacatcagtagaacaagttcctcgacctgccaatgtcctaccccatataaatgacaatatgacaagctcctcgacctgccaacgtcatatcatgatttatatctaggcaatataacaaccttctcatgccaatgttatattgagatgcatacgaataatcaaatcagttagttcacacagacgcatcaatccatttccacataggaattcaacaaatcaattcatttcccacacagtatcccaacagatcaatacatttccacacatgagtcaaacataacaattcattcatcatgtcataatcattccaaacacccccacatgcaaacctaaataccacagtaatttatattcaatttattaggaaaaattgttcccatgtcacacgaatttaatatcatatgcaattatctcaaatataaatcttaaacaaaatcatcattttctagtactcagacggttctaaaaatcgtatagataaataataaatttcatacgctcgtaaataaccggtttaccttaataaaataccgatataattttattctcccttacctgattccctgaatcatgcctgcagggttcccaaaattatacccgcggcgctcacccgaaccctgattcaatcaaatcaaccccaataaaatattattttaatctttcctaatctacaataattaaataccaattaatttttaaataacccatttatcctaattttggggttattcctacaacgatcccacgagaaatccgctccgccAGTTtcgtagagaatcatccttagattctcgtggtggtgctcgatcgtcaatttggcttaaaatttaagaaaaattgagataagattgagaatttgccttaccccatGAGACATGCTCAtgttgctcctacgacaaattcacttcgatagatatgtcggtggcagagaatggagtctagtggtatttttggatttccaattgggcgagaatcagccgcgaaattgtagagagaagaggagtggagagcg
This window of the Malania oleifera isolate guangnan ecotype guangnan chromosome 6, ASM2987363v1, whole genome shotgun sequence genome carries:
- the LOC131157334 gene encoding glucan endo-1,3-beta-glucosidase 14-like isoform X2, translated to MRTTRFFARSLLMLFVLCTANAFLRVKAFTGTYGINYGRIADNIPSPDRVVTLLRAAKIKNVRIYDADRSVLEAFSGTGLEIVVGLPNGNLKNMSTNEDNALDWVKENVQSFLPDTHIVGIAVGNEVLGGSDQGLWEVLLGAVKNVYNSLEKLGLAKGIQVSTAHSQAVFANSYPPSSCVFRDNVVQYMKPLIQFFSQIGSPFCLNAYPFLSYMSNPDDIDIHYALFESNKGIYDPKTDLHYDNMLDAQIDSAYAALEDAGIKKMEVIVTETGWASRGDANEAAATVNNARTFNYNLRKRLAKKKGTPLRPKMVVKAYIFAVFNEDSKPGPTSERNFGLFKADGSISYDIGFSGLKSSSAAASILSIKDIRARSWCGSQALVFIGCMTILLLLLRDYD
- the LOC131157334 gene encoding glucan endo-1,3-beta-glucosidase 14-like isoform X1; the encoded protein is MRTTRFFARSLLMLFVLCTANAFLRVKAFTGTYGINYGRIADNIPSPDRVVTLLRAAKIKNVRIYDADRSVLEAFSGTGLEIVVGLPNGNLKNMSTNEDNALDWVKENVQSFLPDTHIVGIAVGNEVLGGSDQGLWEVLLGAVKNVYNSLEKLGLAKGIQVSTAHSQAVFANSYPPSSCVFRDNVVQYMKPLIQFFSQIGSPFCLNAYPFLSYMSNPDDIDIHYALFESNKGIYDPKTDLHYDNMLDAQIDSAYAALEDAGIKKMEVIVTETGWASRGDANEAAATVNNARTFNYNLRKRLAKKKGTPLRPKMVVKAYIFAVFNEDSKPGPTSERNFGLFKADGSISYDIGFSGLKSSSAAASILSIKDQRWLLALSCSTPSILHPSTLSRLEVKFSPTREGRRHNLINHNNFGILRIIFKFYFFRDLVLLLFICFLIQI